One window of Streptomyces sp. NBC_00273 genomic DNA carries:
- a CDS encoding IS3 family transposase, with translation MTVHPFIEAEKQSNHNVKRACELLKVSRTAFYARRNGTPGPRAVRDLELTVKITEAHEHSRGTYGAPRLHAVLQREGERCGRRRVARLMRDAGLEGRHRRRRHVTTAPDPRAAARPDLIGRDFAPDPAALDVRWCGDITYIPTDQGWLYLATVIDIASRRVVGWATADHLRTDLVAEALTTACRRRRPARPVIFHSDRGCQYTSQQFASLAGEFDVQLSVGRTGQCWDNALAESFFATIKRELLGTKPWPSRALARTAIFEWIESWYNLQRLHSSLGYRSPAEYETVLAA, from the coding sequence GTGACGGTGCACCCGTTCATCGAGGCGGAGAAGCAGAGCAACCACAACGTCAAACGCGCGTGTGAACTGCTCAAGGTCTCCCGCACCGCCTTCTATGCCCGCCGCAACGGAACTCCCGGCCCCCGCGCGGTCCGCGACCTGGAGCTGACCGTGAAGATCACCGAGGCCCACGAGCACTCCCGTGGCACCTACGGGGCCCCACGCCTCCACGCCGTTCTGCAACGCGAGGGCGAAAGATGCGGACGGCGCCGCGTGGCCAGACTGATGCGGGACGCCGGACTCGAAGGCCGGCACCGCAGGCGGCGACACGTGACCACCGCCCCCGACCCGCGGGCCGCCGCGAGGCCCGACCTCATCGGGCGCGACTTCGCACCCGACCCGGCCGCACTCGACGTCCGCTGGTGCGGCGACATCACGTATATCCCGACCGATCAGGGCTGGCTCTACCTGGCCACCGTCATCGACATCGCCTCCCGCCGTGTCGTCGGCTGGGCAACCGCCGATCATCTGCGGACCGACCTGGTCGCCGAAGCCCTTACGACCGCCTGCCGGCGGCGCCGCCCCGCCCGGCCGGTGATCTTCCACTCGGACCGCGGATGCCAGTACACCAGCCAGCAATTCGCGTCCCTGGCAGGTGAGTTCGACGTCCAGCTATCGGTCGGCCGCACCGGACAGTGCTGGGACAACGCCCTCGCCGAGTCCTTCTTCGCGACGATCAAACGGGAACTGCTCGGCACGAAACCCTGGCCCAGCAGGGCTCTCGCCCGCACTGCGATCTTCGAGTGGATCGAGAGCTGGTACAACTTGCAGCGGCTACACAGCAGCCTCGGCTACCGAAGTCCCGCCGAATACGAGACCGTACTCGCGGCCTGA
- a CDS encoding Tat pathway signal protein: protein MPRERNILLEGVLRQLGWSQATTARHLQRVAAEVGADDLKAVSASHVNQWVRGSHPEPSATRILCEALSRGLSSRGTHRVVTAADIGLKDPDEKAGSATRDSDSIAQLVDLGGTDLDLERRRTLKGAAFSLAGMFLPSDRWWQDTVTTAQSRKPSDAWHVGPDDVAAVREMTQLLSQREQRRGGQDGRSALVAYLRTDVAGYLGGRFPDHHTRQEMFTAAGELAYLAGWTAFDSSEHALAQKWLGVGLRLSAEADDAPLAGHILRAQAHQTLDLGHPTQALRLAEASVAHRRYTDASPRERSLLGVVHARSLAVAGHKQQAIAALLRAEDDLRHAESGDGEPARVFFFSEASLAHETARTLQGLGDLRGAEREFQRSVRTRRAQPFARTHAVTLGLLGAVQIQRGAVDAACATWSQALDTMQGVQSGRALDTVVQMRRSLSPYRGRGGTALAQLDDRARTVIGRVR from the coding sequence GTGCCGCGTGAGCGCAACATCTTGCTGGAGGGCGTGCTGCGGCAGCTTGGCTGGTCGCAGGCCACGACCGCCCGGCATCTGCAGCGTGTGGCGGCCGAGGTCGGTGCCGACGACTTGAAAGCGGTGTCGGCTTCGCATGTCAACCAGTGGGTTCGCGGATCGCACCCTGAGCCGTCGGCGACCCGTATCTTGTGTGAAGCGTTGTCGCGAGGGCTGAGCAGCCGAGGGACCCATCGGGTCGTCACGGCAGCCGACATCGGGCTTAAAGACCCTGATGAGAAGGCAGGTTCCGCAACCCGGGACAGCGACTCGATCGCACAGCTCGTCGATCTCGGGGGGACCGACTTGGACCTGGAGCGCCGCCGCACCCTGAAGGGTGCAGCCTTCTCTCTCGCGGGGATGTTCCTGCCGTCCGACCGATGGTGGCAGGACACCGTCACTACAGCTCAGTCGCGGAAGCCGTCGGACGCATGGCACGTCGGCCCGGACGACGTAGCCGCCGTACGGGAAATGACGCAGCTGCTTTCCCAGCGTGAACAGCGCCGCGGCGGCCAGGACGGCCGTTCCGCCCTTGTGGCCTATCTCCGGACCGACGTCGCCGGATATCTCGGCGGCCGATTCCCGGATCACCACACGCGGCAGGAGATGTTCACTGCTGCCGGCGAACTGGCGTACCTGGCAGGCTGGACCGCTTTCGACTCCTCCGAGCACGCCCTCGCCCAGAAGTGGCTCGGTGTTGGCCTGCGGCTGTCTGCCGAAGCCGACGATGCTCCTCTGGCCGGACATATCCTCCGGGCCCAGGCGCACCAGACCCTAGACCTCGGTCATCCCACCCAAGCCCTCCGACTGGCCGAGGCCTCCGTCGCCCACCGCCGCTACACGGATGCGAGCCCGCGCGAACGCTCCCTCCTTGGGGTCGTTCATGCACGCAGCCTGGCGGTAGCCGGCCACAAGCAGCAGGCCATTGCCGCTCTGCTGCGTGCCGAAGACGACCTGCGCCACGCTGAAAGCGGAGACGGCGAGCCTGCCCGAGTCTTCTTCTTCTCCGAGGCAAGCCTCGCGCACGAAACGGCCCGCACCCTGCAGGGCCTCGGAGATCTCCGCGGTGCTGAACGTGAGTTCCAGCGCAGCGTCCGCACCCGCCGCGCCCAGCCTTTCGCCCGCACCCACGCGGTCACCCTCGGCCTCCTGGGCGCGGTGCAGATACAGCGCGGAGCTGTCGATGCGGCCTGCGCCACCTGGTCCCAGGCCCTGGACACCATGCAGGGAGTCCAGTCCGGTCGGGCTTTGGACACCGTGGTCCAGATGCGCCGCTCCCTGTCTCCTTACCGAGGCCGCGGAGGAACGGCGCTGGCCCAACTGGACGACCGCGCCCGTACGGTGATCGGCCGGGTACGCTGA
- a CDS encoding GNAT family N-acetyltransferase — translation MDGTTKTFLEDFARRTAGHAMADSMASVSLTLVAADQQDRTVGVLAVTAPGTVIERALDHGYSDVEALTLSVAIGKVHGLAVADEARGQGIASTLMKRAWQVYEQLDYFLLYGSFETERALGSLYTGCGYGVHAAGQGFLLDRIGLPFGVNAGPDQCVFTRWRPRR, via the coding sequence TTGGACGGCACCACCAAAACGTTCCTCGAGGACTTCGCACGTCGTACCGCTGGGCACGCTATGGCCGATTCGATGGCCAGCGTCAGCCTCACCCTGGTGGCCGCAGACCAACAGGACCGAACGGTCGGCGTCCTGGCGGTCACTGCTCCCGGAACCGTCATCGAACGAGCCTTGGACCACGGGTACAGCGATGTGGAGGCGTTGACGCTGAGCGTGGCCATCGGCAAGGTGCATGGGTTGGCAGTGGCCGATGAAGCCCGTGGCCAGGGCATTGCCAGCACTTTGATGAAACGGGCCTGGCAGGTCTACGAACAGCTCGACTACTTCCTGCTGTACGGGTCTTTCGAGACCGAACGGGCCCTGGGCAGCCTCTACACCGGCTGCGGGTACGGTGTGCACGCCGCCGGCCAGGGATTCCTCCTCGACCGAATCGGTCTGCCCTTCGGAGTCAACGCCGGCCCCGACCAGTGCGTGTTCACTCGCTGGCGGCCACGACGCTGA
- a CDS encoding gamma-glutamyl-gamma-aminobutyrate hydrolase family protein — translation MRKPLIGITTYLTDARWGEWELPAALLPAAYATCVQAAGGRAVLLPPDAPGAAADVIARLDGVILAGGEDLDPALYGAEPHPCAGTPVPARDRWERAVLKNSLDRDIPVLGICRGMQLMNVHAGGTLIQHLPEKVGHDGHNGYLGLFTPHAITTVPGTRLASLLPGTRQVATHHHQAADLLGAGLAVAAYAEDSTVEAIESTRHHFALGVQWHPEMSADQAVIQALVSAARQRTTAGLHESAERQAPVGGVPL, via the coding sequence GTGCGCAAGCCACTTATCGGAATCACCACTTACCTCACCGACGCGCGGTGGGGAGAGTGGGAGCTGCCCGCCGCACTGCTGCCCGCGGCGTACGCCACATGCGTTCAGGCCGCCGGAGGCCGGGCCGTCCTTCTGCCGCCCGATGCGCCGGGCGCGGCGGCGGACGTCATCGCGCGATTGGACGGCGTCATCCTCGCCGGAGGTGAGGACCTGGATCCCGCCCTGTACGGGGCCGAGCCCCACCCGTGTGCGGGGACTCCGGTCCCCGCCCGCGACCGGTGGGAGCGCGCTGTCCTCAAGAACAGTCTGGACCGTGACATTCCCGTCCTCGGAATCTGCAGGGGCATGCAGCTGATGAACGTTCACGCGGGCGGCACGTTGATCCAGCACCTGCCCGAGAAGGTGGGTCACGACGGCCACAACGGGTATCTCGGACTCTTCACGCCACATGCCATCACCACCGTGCCGGGCACCCGTCTGGCCTCGCTCCTGCCCGGGACCAGACAGGTGGCCACGCACCACCACCAGGCAGCCGACCTCCTCGGCGCAGGCCTGGCGGTCGCGGCCTACGCCGAAGACAGCACAGTCGAGGCCATCGAAAGCACCCGGCACCACTTCGCCCTGGGCGTGCAGTGGCACCCCGAGATGAGTGCCGACCAAGCAGTGATACAAGCTCTGGTGTCGGCAGCCCGGCAGCGTACAACGGCAGGGTTGCACGAGTCGGCTGAGCGGCAAGCACCGGTCGGTGGCGTTCCCCTTTAA
- a CDS encoding ATP-binding protein, which yields MNSHQITRDNMLKALASPTAVSACMNLPSRPESVKTARDFVVDQLAWWGHPDLEYAATLVCSELVTNAVTHANPDPSTSECMVALTLVPGEALITQVADPHPAPPIPKATFPGTLAEHGRGLSIVTQLTAHWSASPRPDGKGKVISAYLLIAEQPACAARTGSTFPIARARTDRS from the coding sequence ATGAACTCCCACCAGATCACGCGCGACAACATGCTCAAGGCACTGGCCTCACCCACCGCCGTCTCGGCCTGTATGAATCTGCCCAGCCGCCCTGAATCCGTAAAAACCGCACGGGACTTCGTCGTGGACCAGTTGGCCTGGTGGGGCCATCCGGACTTGGAATACGCTGCCACGCTGGTCTGCAGTGAGCTGGTCACCAATGCCGTCACGCACGCCAATCCGGACCCTTCAACGAGCGAATGCATGGTCGCGCTCACCCTGGTCCCCGGAGAAGCTCTGATCACCCAGGTAGCGGACCCCCATCCCGCGCCCCCGATTCCAAAGGCCACCTTCCCGGGCACCCTGGCGGAGCACGGCCGCGGGCTGTCCATCGTCACGCAGTTGACCGCCCACTGGAGTGCCTCCCCCAGACCCGACGGGAAGGGGAAGGTCATCAGCGCCTACCTACTGATCGCCGAACAGCCTGCCTGCGCAGCTCGCACCGGAAGCACTTTCCCGATCGCACGCGCCAGGACCGATCGCTCGTGA
- a CDS encoding helix-turn-helix domain-containing protein encodes MLTPAEVAEWLKVSEVTVKNKYRSWGLRPQKVGRLLRFRERDVVSYLDSRYG; translated from the coding sequence TTGCTCACGCCGGCCGAAGTAGCCGAATGGCTGAAGGTCAGCGAGGTCACTGTGAAGAACAAGTACCGATCTTGGGGGCTTCGCCCCCAGAAAGTAGGCCGGCTCCTCCGATTCCGTGAGCGAGATGTCGTTTCCTACCTCGACAGCAGGTACGGATAG
- a CDS encoding MFS transporter: MTSPATAAPSATGIRRIVAASLIGTTIEWYDFFLYGSAAALVFNQLFFPTTDPMVGTLLAFLTYAIGFGARPLGGVVFGHYGDKIGRKKLLVLSLLLMGGATFAMGLLPTHASIGVGAPILLTLLRLIQGFALGGEWGGAVLIVSEHGNDKNRGFWASWPQAGAPSGNLLATGVLALLAAFQSDEAFLAWGWRIPFLLSGLLVVIGLWIRVSVSESPVFLEAQAKAEAQAAVGVKEKAPVAEVFRTNWRGVLTAIGTRLGENVSYYILTAFLLVYVTTHLGLSKSIALNAVLIGSAIHFVTIPAWGALSDRIGRRSVTLIGALGMAGWAFAFFALLDTKSAGVITLAVTIGLLLHGAMYGPQAAFISEMFDTKVRYSGASMGSQLASIIGGALAPIIAVALLHGHGSSMPVSLYLGATVLITAVTVVIAKETSGRSLAQEDNPAGTLPAQGRGSEDPIQTVG, translated from the coding sequence ATGACCTCCCCCGCAACAGCCGCACCATCAGCAACCGGAATCCGCAGGATCGTCGCCGCCAGCCTCATCGGGACCACCATCGAGTGGTACGACTTCTTCCTCTACGGATCCGCCGCGGCCCTCGTCTTCAACCAGCTCTTCTTCCCCACCACCGACCCCATGGTGGGCACCCTTCTCGCGTTCCTCACCTACGCGATCGGCTTCGGCGCGCGTCCCCTGGGCGGAGTCGTCTTCGGACACTACGGCGACAAGATCGGCCGTAAGAAACTGCTGGTCCTCAGCCTGCTGTTGATGGGCGGCGCCACCTTCGCGATGGGCCTGCTGCCCACCCACGCCTCCATCGGCGTCGGCGCTCCGATCCTCCTCACCCTCCTCCGCCTGATCCAGGGCTTCGCGCTCGGCGGAGAATGGGGCGGCGCGGTCCTGATCGTCTCCGAGCACGGCAACGACAAGAACCGCGGCTTCTGGGCCTCCTGGCCGCAGGCCGGCGCACCTAGCGGCAACCTGCTTGCCACCGGAGTCCTCGCCCTGTTGGCCGCCTTCCAGTCGGACGAGGCATTCCTCGCCTGGGGCTGGCGCATACCCTTCCTGCTCTCCGGGCTGCTCGTCGTCATCGGCCTGTGGATCCGTGTGTCGGTCTCCGAATCCCCGGTCTTCCTCGAAGCCCAGGCCAAGGCCGAAGCCCAGGCCGCCGTGGGCGTCAAGGAGAAGGCGCCGGTCGCCGAGGTCTTCCGCACGAACTGGCGCGGCGTGCTCACCGCCATCGGCACCCGGCTCGGTGAGAACGTCTCCTACTACATTCTCACCGCCTTCCTCCTGGTGTACGTCACCACTCACCTCGGACTCTCCAAGAGCATCGCCCTGAACGCCGTGCTGATCGGCTCCGCGATCCACTTCGTCACCATCCCGGCCTGGGGGGCCCTCTCCGACCGGATCGGCCGCCGGTCGGTCACCCTGATCGGAGCGCTGGGCATGGCCGGTTGGGCATTCGCCTTCTTCGCCCTGCTGGACACCAAGTCCGCCGGCGTGATCACTCTCGCGGTCACCATCGGTCTGCTCCTGCACGGCGCGATGTACGGGCCGCAGGCCGCCTTCATCTCCGAGATGTTCGACACCAAGGTCCGTTACTCCGGCGCCTCCATGGGCTCCCAGCTCGCCTCGATCATCGGAGGCGCCCTCGCCCCGATCATCGCGGTGGCGCTGCTCCACGGCCACGGCTCCTCAATGCCGGTGTCGCTCTACCTGGGTGCCACGGTCCTGATCACCGCGGTCACCGTGGTGATCGCCAAGGAGACGAGCGGCCGTAGCCTGGCCCAGGAGGACAACCCGGCCGGTACGCTCCCCGCTCAGGGGCGCGGCAGCGAGGACCCGATCCAGACCGTCGGCTGA
- a CDS encoding LysR family transcriptional regulator, translated as MQMPDPRLLATLEAVVRHGSFAAAAGELGYSAPAVSQQIAELERRAGLRVLERRPVRPTPAGQVLLDAEQGVRSALAAAALELDALRAGTSGRIRLGAFTSAATSIVPKALAQLQTSYPDVRVSLSQLEPEAGYGRIKRGDADLALTYDYDFIPQPPPRTLRRTLVARDPVVAVLPAGHELASREVIDLASLAGETWVAAPEAALRLELLAQMAKTSGFEARLKYEGDDFNTILGFVAAGLCVAVLPRLALPRGVANVVARPLANPELTRFIYTVRLDTRHAPEALLALERMLTTQVRAVIA; from the coding sequence ATGCAGATGCCAGATCCCCGCTTGCTCGCCACCTTGGAGGCCGTGGTGCGCCACGGCTCGTTCGCTGCCGCCGCCGGCGAACTCGGTTACAGCGCCCCCGCCGTCTCTCAGCAGATCGCCGAACTCGAACGCCGCGCAGGCCTTCGAGTCTTGGAGCGCCGTCCCGTGCGTCCCACGCCCGCCGGCCAGGTCCTCCTCGATGCCGAACAAGGGGTACGCTCCGCGCTGGCCGCAGCTGCACTGGAACTCGACGCCCTGCGTGCCGGCACGTCCGGGCGGATCCGGCTCGGCGCTTTCACCTCGGCCGCCACGAGCATCGTCCCGAAGGCTCTCGCGCAGTTGCAAACGTCGTACCCCGACGTCCGGGTCAGCCTCTCGCAGCTGGAGCCCGAGGCCGGCTACGGTCGGATCAAACGGGGAGACGCCGACCTTGCCCTGACTTATGACTACGACTTCATTCCCCAGCCGCCGCCGCGCACACTGCGCCGGACCCTGGTTGCACGGGACCCCGTCGTGGCGGTGCTTCCCGCGGGCCACGAGCTGGCCAGCCGGGAGGTCATCGACCTGGCGAGCCTGGCCGGCGAGACGTGGGTCGCCGCGCCCGAGGCCGCGCTGCGGCTGGAGCTGCTTGCCCAGATGGCCAAGACATCAGGCTTCGAGGCCCGACTGAAGTACGAGGGAGACGACTTCAACACCATCCTGGGCTTCGTTGCCGCAGGCCTGTGTGTCGCGGTACTGCCCCGCTTGGCCCTGCCCCGCGGTGTGGCCAATGTTGTCGCGAGACCGCTGGCCAACCCGGAGCTGACACGGTTCATCTACACCGTACGCCTCGACACCCGCCACGCCCCCGAAGCGCTGCTGGCGCTCGAGCGAATGCTGACAACACAGGTCCGGGCAGTCATTGCATGA
- a CDS encoding TrmO family methyltransferase domain-containing protein, protein MDDPITLEAVAHVVGGHEKPADDYQGGVESIIRLRPDLPLDTLQGLEEFSHLIVTWRFHLGSDADLHLGARSPRNNPEWQPTGTFVHRNHRRPNRMATSFPRLLKVEGRDLHVTDLDAVNGTPIYDLAPYFEQMGPRGPITAPAWPAVMLEHYWDPAAERP, encoded by the coding sequence GTGGACGACCCGATCACGTTGGAGGCCGTTGCCCATGTCGTCGGCGGCCACGAGAAGCCGGCCGATGACTACCAGGGCGGAGTCGAATCGATCATCCGCCTTCGCCCCGACCTCCCGCTGGATACCTTGCAAGGCCTTGAGGAGTTCTCCCACCTGATCGTCACCTGGCGCTTCCACCTGGGATCCGATGCCGACCTCCACCTCGGAGCCCGCAGCCCCCGGAACAACCCGGAGTGGCAGCCCACCGGCACCTTCGTGCACCGAAACCACCGGCGCCCCAACCGAATGGCTACCAGCTTTCCCCGGCTGCTCAAAGTCGAAGGACGGGATCTGCACGTCACCGACCTTGACGCCGTCAACGGCACCCCCATCTACGATCTCGCCCCCTACTTCGAGCAGATGGGACCCCGCGGCCCCATCACCGCCCCGGCCTGGCCGGCAGTGATGCTGGAGCACTACTGGGACCCCGCTGCCGAGCGACCCTGA
- a CDS encoding IS3 family transposase, with amino-acid sequence MESMGKKKPRPRRSFTSEFKAEIVELCRRGDRSVGQIAKDFDLTETAVRDWVKQAEVDAGERDGLTSSEREELAALRRENRRLREDVDILKRATAFFAKETR; translated from the coding sequence ATGGAGAGCATGGGGAAGAAGAAGCCTCGCCCTCGCCGTTCGTTCACGTCGGAGTTCAAGGCCGAGATCGTCGAGCTGTGCCGGCGCGGTGACCGCTCGGTCGGTCAGATAGCCAAGGACTTCGATCTGACCGAGACCGCGGTGCGGGACTGGGTCAAGCAGGCCGAGGTCGACGCGGGCGAGCGAGACGGGCTGACCAGCAGCGAGCGTGAGGAGCTGGCCGCGCTGCGGCGGGAGAACCGCCGCCTGCGCGAGGACGTCGACATCCTCAAGCGGGCCACGGCTTTCTTCGCGAAGGAGACCCGGTGA
- a CDS encoding tyrosine-type recombinase/integrase, translating into MLQKCKDDPRNVHYPCGQTRCGHPWTVRYREPGGRAGGQREKSFEKKGQADVFAIKVERDKDLGTYIAPTGLLHPLVAVYREFIRAGDRANGTRYQYETSLRLHVEPYFGGTAIGAVRPKDLQAWLKWMVEERGYRESTAINRYETLAGVFSFAVANEYITKNPCQHVRTSRRRVKRKAKKTIRLPTLEEIEAIERHLPGPYKLLVWLMAGCGLRIGEACAVTLQQFDFEAGLIYVDRQVTQDGENEEPRTAVQKAITKGRGRAHCVRHLKWRDLDEGRAVPLPPSIAARVQEHVQRYGTLRVRDAVNRIPGDYLFSNVGRTNILMYSLVDRLWRKAKQSAGITRKITPHWLRHFFASAGLSKGVPVTDMAEWLGHRDSRITHETYAHVMPDAPGRLRALMDSVFTRETELSLPLEFEAVVQAA; encoded by the coding sequence GTGTTGCAGAAGTGCAAAGATGACCCGAGGAACGTTCACTACCCGTGTGGGCAGACCCGCTGCGGTCATCCGTGGACCGTCCGGTACCGCGAACCAGGCGGCAGGGCGGGAGGTCAGCGAGAGAAGTCCTTCGAGAAGAAGGGACAGGCTGATGTCTTTGCCATCAAGGTAGAGCGGGACAAGGATCTTGGTACGTACATCGCGCCGACGGGTCTTTTGCATCCTCTGGTCGCTGTGTACCGCGAGTTCATCAGGGCGGGGGATCGCGCGAACGGCACCCGTTACCAGTACGAGACGAGCCTGCGTCTCCACGTGGAGCCGTACTTTGGTGGCACCGCCATCGGCGCTGTCAGACCGAAGGATCTTCAGGCGTGGCTGAAGTGGATGGTCGAGGAGCGTGGCTACAGGGAGTCGACGGCGATCAACCGCTACGAGACTCTCGCCGGAGTCTTCAGCTTCGCCGTCGCCAATGAGTACATCACCAAGAATCCGTGCCAGCACGTCCGCACCAGCCGACGGCGTGTGAAACGCAAGGCGAAGAAGACCATTCGTCTGCCCACGCTGGAGGAGATCGAAGCCATAGAGAGACACCTCCCGGGCCCGTACAAGCTCCTGGTGTGGTTGATGGCCGGCTGTGGGTTGCGCATAGGCGAAGCGTGCGCTGTGACGCTCCAGCAGTTTGACTTCGAGGCGGGGCTGATCTACGTGGACCGTCAGGTCACCCAGGACGGTGAGAACGAGGAGCCAAGAACCGCTGTTCAGAAGGCGATTACGAAGGGCCGGGGGCGGGCCCACTGCGTAAGGCATCTCAAGTGGCGTGACTTGGACGAGGGTCGAGCGGTCCCGCTGCCGCCGAGTATCGCTGCCAGGGTGCAGGAGCACGTCCAGCGTTATGGAACGTTGCGCGTCAGGGATGCGGTGAATCGAATTCCGGGCGACTACCTCTTCTCGAACGTCGGGCGCACCAACATCCTCATGTACTCGCTTGTCGACCGTCTGTGGCGGAAGGCCAAGCAGAGCGCGGGCATCACAAGGAAGATCACCCCGCATTGGCTGCGCCACTTCTTCGCCTCGGCGGGACTATCCAAGGGCGTACCGGTAACGGATATGGCCGAGTGGCTCGGGCACCGGGATTCACGCATCACCCACGAGACGTACGCGCACGTGATGCCGGACGCCCCGGGACGGCTGAGGGCCCTGATGGATTCGGTCTTCACGCGCGAGACCGAGCTGAGCCTGCCGCTCGAGTTCGAGGCCGTGGTCCAAGCGGCCTGA
- a CDS encoding helix-turn-helix domain-containing protein produces the protein MPHSTEPQRTGPAWISLRSLLDLLDRGAPAEDIRALAAGARAANLPAGEHAAIEDAVNVALRVRRTLGQHRRREAELAALFDTAGDLAALRDLDAVLRAIVHRAKLLLGTDVTYLSLNDEQAGDTYMRVTDGSVSAAFQRVRLGLGEGLGGLVAECARPYTTNDYQDDQQFVHTTAIDSAVLDEGLRAILGVPLRLGTEVIGVLYAADRTPRAFTPDEVALLSSLADHAAIAIDSARMLEETRNALDELNTASRTIEAHHQAMRRAEEAHDRLTDLVLRGGDLAEVAAAIGTVLRGGTVIHDAEGSELARAGADPRRTDTDAVAASRADGRAVRHDGVWVCAVLAGPELLGSISLTGRADLEEADRRLFERAAVVTALLLMLRRSVAETEDRVRGELLGDLLTPGVSGSTLTARARRLGVDLGRPHTVLVLQGDPASRQQLLAATARTAAAHSGLAGLHQDHVVLMCPGDGPGAFAKALAQQLSQSLATPITVGAAGPAAGPQALSAAHDEAARCLAALRALGHQGQGAALTDLGFVGVLLGDRTDLTGYVDHILGPVLAYDARRGTELLHTLRVYFAAGTSQARASEALHLHVNTVVQRLDRIGRLLGRDWQDPARALEIQLALRVHEVSPTGEG, from the coding sequence ATGCCTCATTCCACCGAACCGCAGCGAACCGGGCCCGCCTGGATCTCCTTGCGGAGCCTCCTCGACCTCCTCGACCGCGGTGCTCCGGCCGAGGACATCCGCGCACTGGCCGCCGGCGCCCGCGCCGCGAACCTGCCGGCCGGGGAGCACGCCGCAATCGAGGACGCCGTGAACGTGGCCCTCCGTGTCCGCCGGACCCTCGGTCAACACCGGCGGCGGGAGGCCGAACTGGCCGCCCTGTTCGACACCGCCGGCGACCTGGCCGCGCTGCGCGACCTCGACGCAGTCCTGCGCGCCATCGTGCACCGCGCCAAACTCCTGCTCGGCACCGACGTCACCTACCTCTCGCTCAACGACGAGCAGGCCGGCGACACCTACATGCGGGTCACCGACGGCTCGGTCTCGGCCGCCTTCCAGCGAGTCCGCCTGGGCCTGGGCGAGGGCCTGGGCGGGCTGGTCGCCGAATGCGCCCGCCCCTACACCACCAACGACTACCAGGACGACCAGCAGTTCGTGCACACGACCGCCATCGACAGCGCCGTGCTCGACGAGGGGCTGCGGGCCATCCTCGGCGTACCGCTGCGCCTGGGCACGGAAGTCATCGGCGTGCTGTACGCCGCGGACCGCACGCCACGCGCCTTCACCCCCGACGAAGTGGCGCTGCTCTCCTCGCTGGCCGACCACGCGGCCATCGCGATCGACAGCGCTCGCATGCTGGAGGAGACCCGCAACGCGCTCGACGAACTCAACACGGCATCCCGGACCATCGAGGCTCACCACCAGGCGATGCGCCGGGCCGAGGAGGCCCACGACCGGCTCACCGACCTGGTGCTGCGCGGCGGGGACCTGGCCGAGGTGGCCGCCGCGATCGGGACGGTGCTTCGCGGCGGAACGGTCATCCACGACGCCGAGGGCTCCGAACTCGCCCGCGCCGGAGCCGACCCCCGCCGCACCGACACGGACGCGGTCGCCGCGTCCAGGGCGGACGGCCGGGCAGTCCGGCACGACGGCGTATGGGTGTGCGCGGTCCTGGCGGGCCCTGAACTTCTCGGCAGCATCTCCCTCACCGGCCGTGCCGATCTGGAGGAGGCCGACCGCAGACTCTTCGAACGCGCGGCCGTGGTCACCGCGCTCCTGCTGATGCTGCGCCGCTCGGTGGCGGAGACCGAGGACCGGGTACGGGGCGAACTCCTGGGCGACCTCCTCACTCCGGGCGTCAGCGGCTCGACCTTGACGGCCAGGGCCCGCCGGCTCGGCGTCGACCTCGGCCGCCCCCACACCGTGCTCGTCCTCCAGGGGGACCCGGCGTCCCGGCAGCAACTGCTCGCGGCGACGGCCCGGACCGCGGCCGCGCACAGCGGACTGGCCGGACTCCACCAGGATCACGTGGTCCTCATGTGTCCCGGTGACGGGCCAGGCGCGTTCGCCAAGGCACTTGCCCAGCAGCTCAGCCAGTCCCTGGCCACCCCGATCACCGTCGGAGCTGCAGGCCCGGCCGCCGGGCCGCAGGCGCTCTCCGCCGCCCACGACGAGGCCGCGCGGTGCCTCGCCGCGCTGCGCGCGCTGGGCCACCAGGGGCAAGGCGCAGCCCTGACGGACCTCGGCTTCGTCGGGGTCCTGCTCGGCGACCGGACCGACCTGACCGGATACGTGGACCACATCCTCGGCCCGGTCCTGGCCTACGACGCCCGCCGCGGCACCGAACTGCTGCACACCCTGCGCGTCTACTTTGCCGCGGGCACGAGCCAGGCGAGAGCCTCCGAAGCACTCCACCTCCACGTCAACACAGTGGTCCAGCGCCTCGACCGGATCGGCCGGCTGCTCGGCCGTGACTGGCAGGACCCAGCTCGCGCCCTGGAGATCCAGCTCGCCCTGCGCGTCCACGAGGTGTCCCCCACCGGCGAGGGCTGA